In Bacteroidales bacterium, one DNA window encodes the following:
- a CDS encoding type IX secretion system membrane protein PorP/SprF: protein MKKLLPVLLIVIAAQGFAQQDPLFSQYMFNKLALNPAYAGSREVLSVDALYRYQWVNIDGAPQTLSASIHTPLRNEHIGLGINVYQDAIGPTTTQGALATFAYRILFPDAKLSFGLQAGVKYSDIFWSRINPYDLEDPLFRSQLKNKAVPDANFGIYYYSKKYYFGLSSKQLLQNQMSIVKVNGHDEFTKLLRHFYGMAGAAFAISDGLVFRPSVLVKFVRNSPPQMDLNASFLISNTFWLGASYRTEKAISLMTEFSLSENLRLGYSYDLWLNELQGYNKGSHEIRLGFDFDLLKKRMLTPRYF from the coding sequence ATGAAAAAGTTACTGCCTGTTCTGCTGATAGTAATTGCAGCCCAAGGGTTTGCACAGCAGGATCCTCTGTTCAGTCAATACATGTTCAATAAATTGGCTTTAAATCCAGCCTATGCCGGAAGCCGGGAAGTTTTATCAGTTGATGCTCTTTACAGGTATCAATGGGTAAATATTGACGGAGCGCCTCAAACCTTGAGTGCATCTATTCACACCCCCTTAAGAAATGAACATATTGGGTTGGGGATAAATGTTTATCAGGATGCTATTGGGCCAACTACAACCCAGGGAGCCCTGGCAACCTTTGCGTATCGAATCCTTTTTCCTGACGCGAAGCTCTCTTTCGGTCTTCAGGCAGGTGTAAAATATTCAGATATCTTCTGGTCGAGGATAAATCCTTATGACCTTGAAGACCCTTTGTTCCGATCACAATTGAAGAATAAGGCTGTCCCTGATGCCAATTTCGGGATCTATTATTATTCAAAAAAATACTATTTCGGCCTGTCCTCAAAACAATTGCTGCAAAACCAGATGAGCATTGTTAAAGTTAATGGGCATGATGAATTTACAAAGCTACTCCGACATTTCTATGGTATGGCTGGCGCCGCATTTGCGATTTCCGACGGCCTGGTCTTCCGACCTTCCGTCCTGGTCAAATTTGTCAGGAATTCACCGCCACAGATGGATTTGAATGCAAGTTTTTTGATTTCCAATACTTTTTGGCTTGGAGCCTCTTACAGGACAGAAAAGGCAATTTCACTCATGACGGAATTCAGCCTGTCCGAAAACCTAAGGCTAGGATATTCCTATGACCTTTGGCTCAATGAATTGCAGGGATATAATAAAGGATCTCATGAAATTCGCCTTGGATTTGACTTTGATCTGTTAAAGAAACGAATGCTCACACCAAGGTATTTCTAG